The Nitrosomonas sp. sh817 genome includes a window with the following:
- a CDS encoding nicotinate phosphoribosyltransferase translates to MNPITSPLLADLYQFTMLQTYLEQDMQQTAVFELFVRKLPPGRNFLVAAGLEQVLEFLENMQFSAEELDWLATRFPPQVIDYLEHFRFEGDVHAMPEGTVFFPNEPILRITAPMPQAQLVESRIINLLHFETLIASKAARSVQVAPDKLLVDFGMRRAHGAEAGLLAARASYLAGFSGTATVLAGALYDIPVFGTMAHSFIQAHGDESLAFEHFARSHPDNTILLIDTYDTEAAAHKTVALANKLKADHIGIKGVRLDSGDLAAHAKNVRQILDNGGLHGTTIFASGNLDEYKLQTLLAARAPIDGFGIGTALDISIDAPSLDCAYKLQESAGKARRKRSEGKATWPGRKQVYRLFTDDGYIDGDTVTLEDDDPQPGTPLIQPFMRAGKRLQPKPSLHELRQQTLVNYDGLPSAMITLETANAYPVTISEALKALARQLDQEQFLHDQKIVLPEK, encoded by the coding sequence ATGAATCCGATAACCAGCCCGTTACTGGCCGATCTGTACCAATTCACCATGCTGCAAACCTATTTGGAACAGGATATGCAGCAAACCGCGGTGTTTGAATTGTTCGTAAGAAAATTGCCGCCGGGACGCAATTTCCTGGTTGCCGCCGGCCTGGAGCAAGTGCTGGAATTTCTGGAGAACATGCAGTTTTCAGCGGAAGAACTGGATTGGCTGGCGACCCGTTTCCCGCCGCAGGTAATCGATTACCTCGAACACTTCCGCTTTGAAGGCGATGTGCATGCCATGCCGGAAGGCACGGTCTTTTTCCCGAACGAGCCGATTCTGCGCATCACCGCGCCAATGCCGCAGGCTCAATTGGTCGAATCGCGCATTATCAATCTGCTGCACTTTGAAACGCTGATTGCCTCAAAAGCGGCGCGATCGGTGCAAGTTGCGCCGGATAAATTGCTGGTCGATTTCGGCATGCGCCGTGCGCATGGCGCGGAAGCAGGATTGCTGGCTGCACGCGCCAGTTATCTCGCGGGTTTTTCCGGCACGGCTACGGTGCTGGCCGGCGCGTTGTATGATATTCCGGTTTTTGGCACCATGGCGCATTCGTTCATCCAGGCTCACGGCGATGAAAGCCTGGCTTTCGAGCATTTCGCCCGCTCGCACCCGGACAATACGATTTTGCTGATCGACACTTACGATACCGAAGCTGCCGCGCATAAAACCGTCGCCTTGGCGAATAAACTGAAAGCGGATCATATCGGCATCAAGGGTGTGCGCCTCGACAGCGGCGATTTGGCCGCACACGCCAAAAATGTCCGGCAAATTCTCGATAACGGCGGCTTGCACGGCACCACGATTTTTGCCAGCGGCAATCTCGACGAATACAAACTGCAAACATTATTAGCCGCCCGCGCACCAATCGACGGTTTCGGCATCGGCACCGCCTTGGACATTTCCATCGATGCCCCATCGCTCGATTGCGCCTACAAGCTGCAGGAATCTGCCGGAAAAGCACGGCGTAAACGCTCCGAAGGCAAAGCCACCTGGCCGGGCAGAAAGCAGGTTTATCGCCTCTTCACCGATGACGGTTACATCGATGGCGATACTGTCACGCTGGAAGACGATGACCCGCAACCGGGCACGCCGTTGATCCAACCGTTCATGCGCGCCGGAAAGCGGTTGCAGCCGAAGCCATCGCTGCACGAATTACGCCAGCAAACACTGGTCAATTATGACGGCTTGCCATCCGCGATGATCACGCTCGAAACAGCAAATGCCTATCCGGTAACGATTTCAGAGGCATTGAAAGCGCTCGCCCGTCAATTGGATCAGGAGCAATTCCTGCACGATCAAAAAATCGTACTACCAGAAAAATGA
- a CDS encoding BCAM0308 family protein has product MGTRSIPPNFRQIMRHDTVFKERVHDAYKIKEKLPEPTVCPQCNAVFHSGRWQWTAAPANAHQHNCPACQRIIDHYPAGFLTLEGEFFHSHRDEILHLVQNFEKKEKSEHPLQRIIATEKQNGSFLITTTDIHLARGIGEAIHDAYQGDLDFHYNQDENLLRVHWSR; this is encoded by the coding sequence ATGGGCACCCGAAGCATCCCCCCTAATTTTCGTCAAATCATGCGTCATGATACGGTTTTTAAAGAGCGCGTACACGATGCTTATAAAATCAAGGAGAAATTGCCGGAGCCGACCGTTTGCCCGCAATGCAACGCAGTATTCCATAGCGGACGGTGGCAATGGACGGCGGCGCCCGCCAATGCGCACCAACATAATTGCCCGGCGTGCCAGCGCATCATCGATCATTATCCCGCCGGCTTTCTGACGCTGGAGGGTGAATTCTTTCACAGCCATCGCGATGAAATTCTGCATCTGGTGCAAAATTTCGAAAAAAAGGAAAAATCCGAACACCCGTTGCAGCGCATTATTGCGACTGAAAAGCAGAATGGCTCGTTTTTGATTACAACCACCGATATTCACTTGGCGCGCGGCATCGGTGAGGCGATTCATGATGCTTATCAAGGCGATCTGGATTTTCACTATAACCAGGATGAGAATTTACTGCGCGTGCATTGGTCGCGCTGA
- a CDS encoding CBS domain-containing protein produces MSVGEICNREVIVIQRDEPVVEAAKLMRQYHVGAVIVIDKPNGSAIPVGIVTDRDLVVEVLATELDEKVITVGDIMTPELFTVKESTATHDAIEFMRRKTIRRLPIVDDAGELVGILTLDDVLEILSEELLDLAKLVRYEQKKETRHRP; encoded by the coding sequence ATGAGCGTCGGCGAAATTTGCAACCGTGAAGTCATTGTCATTCAACGCGATGAGCCCGTTGTGGAAGCGGCAAAACTGATGCGCCAATACCATGTCGGCGCTGTCATTGTAATCGATAAACCCAACGGCTCCGCGATACCGGTGGGTATCGTCACCGATCGCGACTTGGTCGTGGAAGTGCTGGCTACCGAGTTGGACGAGAAAGTCATCACTGTCGGCGACATTATGACGCCGGAGTTGTTTACCGTGAAAGAAAGCACCGCCACGCATGATGCTATCGAATTCATGCGCCGCAAAACCATCCGCCGGCTGCCGATCGTCGACGATGCCGGTGAACTGGTCGGAATTCTGACGCTGGACGATGTCCTGGAGATTTTGTCGGAAGAATTGCTCGATCTCGCAAAACTGGTACGGTACGAACAGAAGAAAGAAACCCGCCACCGTCCATAG
- the lon gene encoding endopeptidase La, whose product MEQSAVTPLELPADVIALVPMRNVVLFPHVLMPVTVGRERSIATIQHALQAKTPVGIVLQKDAMADEPGLEALCQVGTIANVVRHIASEDGTHHAVCLGVERFRIEELVEGYPFIAARIKRIQETAAVTTQIEALALQLRERAIEILSLLPGVPAELAHALQATRAPSDLADITASLLDTEISEKQKLLETIDTEARLQYVLQIITRRIEVLRLSQEIGERTKEQMEDRERKYLLREQLKAIQKELGEDGENDQEIAKLHDTIAAAGMPSDIEEQTRKELQRLQRMPAASSEYSMLHTYLEWMTELPWQLPEEKPIDLHAAREVLEADHFGLERIKQRIVEFLAVQKLKQQGRAPILCFVGPPGVGKTSLGQSIARALQRPFVRVSLGGVHDEAEMRGHRRTYVGAMPGNIIQGLRKAGARNCVMMLDEIDKMTASAHGDPSAALLEILDPEQNSTFRDNYLGVPFDLSRVIFIATANVIDNVPPPVRDRMEIIDLPGYTQEEKLQIAQRYLVQRQSETNGLQTDQCVLTSEALQSIVANYTREAGVRQFEREIGRVMRHAALRIAQGELQQVRIDTLNLPDILGPEKFEHELALLTDMPGVATGLAWTPVGGDILFIEATRVNGSGRLILTGQLGDVMKESAQAALTLVKARASDLQIPASVFDGIDVHLHVPAGAIPKDGPSAGVAMFIALASLFTNRPVRHDVAMTGEISLRGFVLPVGGIKEKILAAQRAGIRKVLLPARNRKDLQDVPETTRQAMQFIFLETADDAVRAALNPINRNAAATADLILV is encoded by the coding sequence ATGGAACAATCTGCCGTAACCCCGCTCGAATTGCCCGCCGATGTCATCGCGCTCGTGCCGATGCGCAATGTCGTGCTATTTCCCCATGTGTTAATGCCGGTCACCGTTGGCCGGGAACGATCGATTGCGACGATTCAGCATGCATTGCAAGCGAAAACCCCGGTCGGCATCGTGCTGCAAAAAGATGCTATGGCCGATGAACCGGGCCTCGAAGCACTCTGCCAAGTCGGAACGATTGCCAATGTCGTCAGGCATATCGCTTCCGAAGACGGTACGCACCATGCCGTTTGCCTCGGCGTCGAGCGTTTCCGGATCGAAGAACTGGTCGAAGGTTACCCGTTCATCGCCGCGCGGATAAAACGCATTCAGGAAACCGCCGCCGTTACCACGCAAATTGAAGCATTGGCGCTGCAATTGCGCGAACGCGCGATCGAAATTCTGTCGTTGCTGCCGGGGGTACCGGCGGAACTGGCGCATGCATTGCAAGCGACCCGCGCGCCATCCGATCTGGCCGATATCACCGCCAGCCTGCTGGATACCGAAATCAGCGAAAAACAAAAATTGCTGGAAACCATCGATACCGAAGCGCGCTTGCAATATGTACTGCAAATTATCACGCGGCGCATCGAAGTGCTGCGGCTTTCGCAAGAAATCGGCGAACGCACCAAAGAACAAATGGAAGACCGCGAACGCAAGTATTTACTGCGCGAACAGTTAAAAGCCATTCAGAAAGAACTCGGTGAAGACGGCGAGAACGATCAGGAAATCGCAAAATTGCACGACACCATCGCCGCTGCCGGCATGCCAAGCGATATCGAGGAACAAACCCGCAAGGAATTGCAGCGGTTGCAGCGAATGCCCGCGGCGTCCAGCGAATACTCGATGCTGCATACTTATCTCGAATGGATGACAGAATTGCCGTGGCAATTGCCGGAAGAAAAACCGATCGACCTCCATGCCGCGCGCGAAGTGCTTGAGGCGGATCACTTCGGGCTGGAACGCATCAAGCAGCGTATCGTGGAATTTCTCGCGGTACAAAAATTAAAACAGCAAGGCCGCGCACCGATTCTTTGTTTTGTCGGTCCGCCGGGCGTCGGCAAGACTTCGCTCGGTCAAAGCATCGCGCGGGCGTTGCAACGCCCGTTTGTCAGGGTGTCATTGGGCGGCGTGCACGACGAAGCGGAAATGCGCGGCCACCGCCGCACCTACGTCGGCGCCATGCCGGGCAATATCATCCAAGGTCTGCGCAAGGCTGGCGCGCGCAATTGCGTGATGATGCTCGATGAGATCGACAAAATGACCGCCAGCGCACACGGCGATCCGTCAGCGGCGCTGCTGGAGATTCTCGATCCGGAACAAAATTCGACATTCCGCGATAACTATCTGGGTGTGCCGTTCGACTTGAGCCGGGTAATCTTCATCGCCACCGCCAATGTCATCGACAATGTTCCGCCGCCGGTGCGCGATCGCATGGAAATCATCGACTTGCCGGGGTATACGCAAGAAGAAAAATTACAGATCGCACAGCGATATTTAGTGCAACGCCAAAGCGAAACCAACGGCTTGCAAACCGATCAATGCGTACTGACATCCGAAGCGTTACAAAGCATCGTCGCGAATTACACGCGCGAAGCCGGTGTGCGCCAATTCGAACGCGAAATCGGCCGGGTTATGCGGCACGCCGCGTTACGTATTGCGCAAGGCGAATTGCAGCAAGTGCGGATCGACACACTGAATTTGCCGGACATCCTCGGGCCGGAAAAATTCGAGCATGAGCTGGCGCTGCTGACCGACATGCCCGGCGTTGCGACCGGTTTGGCTTGGACACCGGTCGGCGGCGACATTTTGTTCATTGAAGCCACGCGCGTCAATGGCAGCGGCCGCCTGATCCTGACCGGACAACTCGGCGATGTCATGAAAGAAAGCGCGCAAGCCGCACTCACGCTGGTCAAAGCACGCGCCAGCGATTTACAGATTCCGGCATCGGTTTTTGACGGTATCGACGTGCACTTACACGTCCCTGCCGGGGCCATTCCAAAAGACGGACCGAGCGCCGGCGTAGCCATGTTCATTGCATTGGCTTCATTGTTTACCAACCGGCCAGTACGGCACGATGTCGCCATGACCGGTGAAATCAGCTTGCGCGGCTTCGTATTGCCGGTCGGCGGCATCAAGGAAAAAATACTGGCGGCGCAACGCGCCGGTATCCGGAAAGTGCTGCTGCCCGCGCGTAACCGGAAAGATTTGCAAGATGTGCCCGAAACAACACGTCAAGCAATGCAATTCATTTTTCTGGAAACCGCCGATGACGCGGTCCGGGCGGCGCTCAATCCAATCAACCGCAATGCCGCCGCAACTGCTGACTTGATCCTGGTTTAA
- a CDS encoding PEP-CTERM sorting domain-containing protein, producing the protein MKKICYATIAAAGLLVCASAANAALVFVETDTAKRTEAFNVSGFATLPTGSTVSIGHLDFAGPGSQMVTYTYLGQESGFNDKFYDLLGGHQLRESDPVGTSVSTLVSTIGALNFKFEGDVGKFAVNGGDWDKGTSIGLIGTNMLVGSVVYDYVLGYNDSAGSKKLGDWDDFVIGVSAVPEPETYAMLIVGVGLIGFSLRKQPVR; encoded by the coding sequence ATGAAGAAAATTTGCTATGCCACGATCGCCGCCGCGGGATTGCTGGTTTGCGCAAGCGCAGCCAATGCCGCGCTGGTGTTTGTGGAGACGGATACGGCAAAGCGGACCGAAGCGTTTAACGTTTCAGGATTCGCAACGCTGCCAACCGGTTCTACAGTGAGTATAGGACATCTTGATTTCGCAGGTCCGGGATCGCAGATGGTGACTTATACTTACTTGGGACAGGAGTCCGGATTCAACGACAAGTTTTATGATCTGCTGGGCGGTCATCAGCTGCGGGAATCCGATCCGGTCGGAACATCGGTCAGTACGCTGGTCAGCACAATTGGAGCGCTGAATTTCAAATTCGAAGGCGATGTCGGCAAATTTGCCGTCAACGGCGGCGATTGGGATAAAGGCACTTCGATCGGATTGATCGGCACCAACATGCTGGTCGGTTCGGTCGTATACGACTACGTGCTGGGCTATAACGACAGCGCCGGATCCAAGAAACTGGGCGATTGGGATGATTTCGTGATCGGTGTCAGCGCGGTTCCGGAACCTGAAACCTATGCGATGTTGATCGTCGGAGTCGGTTTAATAGGTTTCTCGCTGCGTAAACAGCCAGTCAGATAA
- a CDS encoding isoprenylcysteine carboxylmethyltransferase family protein — MHRLELKIPPAAVVLVFAGLMRAVAELAPWAAVAIPGKEWIALALWLIGMMLIASGIATFIAARTTANPFTPDQSSSLVTHGVYRFSRNPMYAGFLLLLAAWNVYLENGLPLLLLPLFVWYLNRFQIIPEEKVLLTKFGEDYANYLKTVRRWL; from the coding sequence ATGCATCGTCTTGAATTGAAAATTCCTCCGGCTGCGGTGGTCTTAGTGTTTGCCGGATTGATGCGGGCCGTCGCGGAACTGGCGCCGTGGGCGGCGGTGGCTATCCCGGGTAAGGAATGGATCGCATTGGCGCTTTGGCTGATCGGGATGATGCTGATTGCGAGTGGCATTGCGACATTTATTGCTGCACGGACGACCGCCAATCCATTCACGCCGGATCAATCGTCCTCGCTGGTCACGCACGGTGTTTACCGGTTCAGCCGCAACCCGATGTATGCCGGTTTCCTGTTGCTGCTGGCGGCATGGAATGTCTATTTGGAGAATGGCTTGCCGCTGCTGTTGTTGCCGTTGTTCGTGTGGTATCTGAACCGGTTTCAGATCATTCCGGAAGAAAAAGTGCTGTTGACGAAATTCGGCGAGGATTACGCTAACTATTTGAAGACCGTGCGCCGCTGGCTATGA
- a CDS encoding lysophosphatidic acid receptor encodes MQNNLNQPNPWKGLLIALAALGGGFLLSFLGFGLLWSGISWAVQMVLALLFFTAVSYGLSRWSQGAILPELLLVTGALPLGLLMMQFRDTSGSHLLPVLVVLSWLLGIAAGYFWGKWSQTAQTVQSSVSQDNVSS; translated from the coding sequence ATGCAAAATAATCTCAATCAACCCAACCCTTGGAAAGGGTTGCTAATCGCATTGGCCGCCTTGGGCGGCGGTTTTTTATTGTCGTTTCTCGGTTTCGGTTTATTGTGGAGCGGCATTTCCTGGGCTGTTCAAATGGTTCTGGCGTTGCTGTTTTTCACCGCGGTGTCCTACGGGCTTTCGCGCTGGAGTCAGGGCGCGATCCTGCCCGAACTGCTGCTGGTGACCGGCGCATTGCCGCTTGGGTTGCTGATGATGCAATTCCGCGATACCAGCGGATCGCATTTGCTGCCGGTGCTGGTTGTTCTGAGCTGGTTGCTCGGGATAGCGGCCGGATATTTCTGGGGGAAATGGTCGCAAACCGCTCAAACCGTTCAATCCAGCGTTTCGCAAGATAACGTTTCTTCTTGA
- the nhaC gene encoding Na+/H+ antiporter NhaC, giving the protein MAMTDEQPTLDELPVTQPLPSFWQAALCFGGVLLLISLGLFVFQISLHALMFLALIWAGLHARGLGLPFAAIRGMMNDGITKALPSIYIFMLIGMVIASFMHSGTIATLLYLGLNWLDPALFLAAGFVLCSLMSVATGTSWGTTGTIGVVLIGIGDAMGIPLPLVAGMIVSGATFGDKLSPISDTTNLAAMSAGTNLYRHIGSMLYTTLPTFVIVLIIFTVWGLQYGGNQLPGEHLTEIRNALAGSYRLDGWITLLPLVLMFGLSIRRYAAEVSMSCSILLALAIAIGYQGKDGVDALNALWLNSPGQTGIASIDELLGRGGLYSMAWTLLLSIMALALGGILHHAGFLRVLLLRLIAAIHRSSTLIAATIASGLAGNLAMGEAYISIILNCQLFKGAYREKDLDPAVLSRSVEEGSTITTGLIPWTTAGTFYAATLGVPTLDYALYALLNVLNPFVSITMAVLGVGLLRKESGLGKL; this is encoded by the coding sequence ATGGCAATGACTGATGAGCAACCCACGTTAGATGAATTACCGGTAACACAGCCGCTGCCATCCTTTTGGCAAGCGGCGCTTTGTTTCGGCGGCGTGTTGCTGTTGATTTCGCTGGGTTTGTTTGTATTTCAGATCAGTTTGCATGCATTGATGTTTCTGGCGTTGATTTGGGCCGGATTGCACGCGCGCGGTCTGGGGCTTCCGTTTGCCGCCATCCGCGGCATGATGAACGACGGCATTACCAAAGCGTTGCCGTCGATTTATATTTTCATGCTGATCGGCATGGTGATCGCCAGCTTCATGCACAGCGGCACGATCGCGACCTTGTTGTACCTCGGCCTGAATTGGCTCGATCCCGCCTTATTTCTGGCAGCCGGGTTTGTGTTATGCAGCTTGATGTCGGTCGCAACCGGCACGTCCTGGGGCACCACCGGCACCATCGGCGTGGTGTTGATCGGCATCGGCGATGCGATGGGGATTCCGCTGCCGCTGGTGGCGGGCATGATCGTCTCCGGCGCGACGTTCGGCGACAAGTTATCACCGATATCGGATACCACCAACCTCGCGGCAATGAGCGCGGGAACGAATCTGTACCGGCATATCGGCTCGATGTTGTATACCACGTTGCCGACCTTCGTCATCGTGCTGATTATTTTCACCGTGTGGGGTTTGCAATACGGCGGGAATCAGTTGCCCGGCGAGCATTTGACCGAGATCCGCAATGCTTTGGCGGGTTCTTACCGGCTGGACGGGTGGATCACGCTGCTGCCGCTGGTATTGATGTTCGGCCTGAGCATCAGACGCTACGCCGCCGAAGTCAGCATGTCGTGCAGCATCCTGCTGGCATTGGCGATTGCCATCGGCTATCAGGGCAAAGATGGCGTCGACGCGCTCAATGCGCTGTGGCTGAATTCGCCCGGCCAGACCGGCATCGCCAGCATCGACGAATTGCTCGGGCGCGGCGGTTTGTACAGCATGGCCTGGACGCTGTTGTTATCGATCATGGCGCTGGCGCTCGGCGGCATTTTGCATCACGCCGGGTTTCTGCGGGTGCTGCTGCTGCGTTTGATCGCCGCGATCCACCGTAGCAGCACCTTGATCGCCGCGACCATCGCATCCGGTCTGGCCGGCAACTTAGCGATGGGCGAAGCGTATATCTCCATCATCCTGAATTGCCAACTGTTTAAGGGTGCCTACCGCGAAAAAGACCTCGACCCGGCGGTGTTGTCACGCTCGGTCGAAGAAGGCTCGACGATCACAACCGGCTTGATTCCGTGGACCACCGCCGGGACTTTCTACGCCGCGACCTTGGGCGTGCCGACACTCGATTACGCGCTGTACGCCTTGTTGAATGTGCTGAATCCGTTCGTTTCCATTACGATGGCGGTTCTGGGGGTGGGGCTGTTGCGAAAGGAGAGTGGGTTGGGTAAGTTATAG
- the msrB gene encoding peptide-methionine (R)-S-oxide reductase MsrB, which yields MSNNPFEQFKTDPESLEKTLTPLQYEVTQHAGTEPPFQNEYWDHHAEGIYVDIVSGEPLFASVHKFDSGTGWPSFYRPISEQYMQFRTDYELWMPRTEVRSRYAGSHLGHVFNDGPAPTGLRYCINSASLKFIAKQDMQAAGYGEWLALFESGTQS from the coding sequence ATGAGCAACAACCCCTTCGAGCAATTTAAAACAGACCCCGAGTCCCTGGAAAAAACATTAACGCCGTTGCAGTACGAAGTTACGCAACACGCCGGGACCGAGCCGCCTTTCCAGAACGAATACTGGGATCACCACGCCGAAGGCATCTATGTCGACATTGTATCGGGTGAACCGCTGTTTGCGTCGGTGCATAAATTCGATTCCGGCACCGGCTGGCCGAGTTTTTACCGGCCGATCAGCGAACAGTATATGCAGTTCAGAACCGATTACGAGCTGTGGATGCCGCGCACCGAGGTGCGCAGCCGTTACGCCGGCAGCCACTTGGGTCATGTATTCAACGACGGCCCGGCGCCGACCGGCTTGCGCTATTGTATCAATTCCGCGTCGCTGAAATTCATCGCTAAGCAAGATATGCAAGCGGCCGGGTATGGTGAATGGCTGGCTTTGTTTGAAAGCGGTACGCAAAGCTAG
- a CDS encoding class I SAM-dependent RNA methyltransferase — MKFTGTISHLSQKGLGVVKNTENNLSYFVYGAWPGDHGEFEVIDKPLNNKKFAYAKLVRLLQPSGQRQTPPCPHATAEDHACTGCPWMIADYTSQLEQKRNRVVYAMRRVGFDTAQLAISHVHPSPQQLGYRNRCQIKTDGVRLGFVSEDSHQIAPVEDCLVLNDACRALLKSVQQQLPNPQWQDGLTQPWHFIDLDDGLQPQEIAIDRKRPFKQGNTAQSEWMQSWLKEKLAAHPGPAKVVELFCGSGNFTSVIAASNCTEVLAYEADTAAIEQLKARQLPKVKPRIADLYDPRIWKQLQPQAGHAQILVLDPPRAGLKKHQGFFECFKALRAIYYISCNPETFARDAWFFCQHGWTIDGIQLADLFPHTAHVETLAVFSKR, encoded by the coding sequence ATGAAATTTACCGGTACCATTTCTCATTTGTCGCAAAAGGGCCTCGGCGTGGTCAAAAATACCGAGAATAACTTATCGTATTTCGTCTATGGCGCCTGGCCGGGCGATCACGGCGAATTCGAAGTGATCGACAAACCGCTCAACAATAAAAAATTCGCCTACGCCAAACTCGTCCGGCTGCTGCAACCGTCCGGTCAGCGGCAAACGCCACCTTGTCCGCATGCCACGGCGGAAGATCATGCCTGCACCGGCTGCCCGTGGATGATTGCCGATTATACAAGCCAGCTCGAACAAAAACGCAATCGCGTGGTTTATGCGATGCGGCGCGTTGGTTTCGACACCGCGCAACTGGCGATCAGTCACGTCCATCCATCCCCGCAACAATTGGGCTACCGCAACCGCTGCCAAATCAAAACCGACGGCGTGCGGCTCGGTTTCGTCTCCGAAGATTCGCATCAAATCGCACCGGTCGAAGATTGCCTGGTGCTCAACGACGCTTGCCGCGCATTGCTGAAATCGGTGCAACAACAATTGCCGAATCCGCAATGGCAAGATGGCTTGACGCAACCGTGGCATTTTATCGATCTGGACGACGGCTTGCAGCCGCAGGAAATCGCCATCGACCGCAAACGCCCGTTCAAACAAGGCAATACTGCGCAAAGCGAATGGATGCAGAGTTGGCTCAAAGAAAAACTCGCCGCCCATCCTGGCCCGGCGAAAGTGGTGGAACTGTTCTGCGGCTCCGGCAATTTCACATCGGTCATCGCCGCCTCGAACTGCACGGAAGTGCTGGCGTACGAAGCCGATACCGCCGCCATCGAGCAACTGAAAGCCAGGCAACTTCCCAAAGTGAAACCGCGAATCGCCGATCTGTACGACCCACGCATCTGGAAACAACTGCAACCGCAAGCCGGCCATGCGCAAATCCTGGTGCTTGACCCGCCACGCGCCGGACTAAAAAAACATCAGGGATTCTTCGAGTGTTTTAAAGCATTGCGAGCGATTTACTACATCTCCTGCAACCCCGAAACCTTCGCGCGCGACGCCTGGTTCTTCTGCCAGCACGGCTGGACCATCGACGGCATCCAGCTCGCCGATCTGTTTCCGCATACCGCGCATGTTGAGACGTTGGCTGTGTTTAGCAAGCGATAG
- a CDS encoding DUF4357 domain-containing protein — MVAIDIDFEVFKELTMRRRSEAMTENEVIREILGLSKPTAHTKAATLASNRGTPWVSKGVTFPHGTEFRTTHKGQQYTGIVQNGALVVNGKRFSSPSAAAVAITGNPVNGWMFWECLVPETTKWKTIAELRK, encoded by the coding sequence ATGGTTGCTATAGATATAGATTTTGAAGTTTTTAAAGAACTAACCATGCGGCGGCGCTCTGAAGCAATGACCGAGAATGAAGTAATTCGCGAGATTCTTGGTCTTTCAAAGCCAACCGCCCATACAAAGGCTGCCACACTCGCAAGCAACAGAGGCACACCATGGGTTTCGAAAGGTGTAACCTTTCCGCATGGAACTGAGTTTCGAACCACCCACAAGGGTCAGCAGTACACCGGGATAGTTCAGAATGGTGCCTTAGTTGTAAATGGCAAGCGCTTCTCCTCGCCGTCCGCTGCCGCAGTCGCAATTACTGGCAACCCAGTAAATGGTTGGATGTTTTGGGAATGCTTAGTGCCAGAAACAACAAAATGGAAAACGATCGCCGAGCTTCGAAAGTAA
- a CDS encoding ComF family protein, whose translation MKVNVQRIFGNWDIGYSLDKHSSSSVYIGNNEFGHPMFDTTRTEIGEALYQLKYNSDRSQISIIGQQVVDSVGNYLQSASFIIPMPASKKRAFQPVNEIAKQVAALMDIPYIENVLVKTAYTAQVKNMPSKEERINTLCSSFKVHNVLAEDSYNNVLIIDDLYDTGSSLEAATTMLRQYTKINKIFVVTITRKNV comes from the coding sequence TTGAAAGTAAACGTTCAAAGAATATTTGGCAACTGGGACATTGGTTACTCGCTTGACAAGCACTCTAGTAGTAGTGTTTATATTGGTAATAATGAATTTGGTCATCCTATGTTTGACACGACACGAACAGAAATTGGTGAAGCTTTATATCAGTTGAAATACAATTCAGATCGTAGCCAAATCAGCATTATCGGACAACAGGTTGTTGACTCAGTTGGCAATTATTTGCAAAGTGCATCGTTTATCATACCAATGCCAGCATCCAAAAAAAGGGCTTTTCAACCAGTAAATGAAATTGCGAAACAAGTAGCGGCATTAATGGATATCCCCTACATCGAGAATGTTTTAGTTAAAACAGCATACACGGCTCAAGTGAAAAATATGCCGTCAAAGGAAGAACGGATTAATACACTCTGTTCAAGCTTTAAAGTACACAACGTACTGGCGGAGGATTCTTATAATAATGTGCTAATTATAGATGACCTGTATGATACAGGATCATCGCTTGAAGCAGCTACAACCATGTTAAGACAATACACAAAAATCAATAAAATCTTTGTTGTCACAATCACTAGGAAAAACGTATGA